Proteins encoded together in one Neobacillus sp. FSL H8-0543 window:
- a CDS encoding CpsB/CapC family capsule biosynthesis tyrosine phosphatase, giving the protein MIDIHCHLLPGIDDGAKDLNDSLMMAKQAVSEGIHTIIATPHLNSQYNNRRRNILEKVSELNQFLKAENVNLTILAGQEPRIYGEILEDYDKDEIQTLNGSQYVFIEFPSNHVPRYTEKLLFDIQLKGLTPIIVHPERNSELIERPEKLFQLVEKGALTQVTASSLCGYFGKKIKTFSEQLIEANLAHFIASDAHNVTSRSFKMREAFDIIEEKYGNEMVYLFEENAALLVEGKNVIKEIPEQVRRKKRFLFF; this is encoded by the coding sequence ATGATTGATATTCATTGTCATTTATTGCCAGGAATTGACGACGGTGCGAAAGATTTAAATGACAGTCTTATGATGGCAAAACAAGCGGTCAGTGAAGGAATCCACACCATCATTGCCACCCCTCATTTAAATAGTCAGTATAATAATAGAAGACGAAATATTCTAGAAAAAGTTTCAGAGCTCAATCAATTTTTAAAAGCAGAGAATGTGAATTTGACGATCCTTGCTGGACAGGAGCCTCGAATTTATGGTGAAATTCTTGAGGATTACGACAAGGACGAGATTCAAACCTTGAATGGCAGTCAATATGTGTTTATTGAATTCCCGTCAAACCATGTTCCAAGATATACAGAGAAGCTTTTATTCGACATTCAATTAAAGGGCCTTACACCGATTATCGTTCATCCCGAGAGAAACTCGGAACTAATCGAACGTCCAGAGAAGTTGTTTCAGTTGGTCGAAAAGGGTGCGTTAACACAAGTAACGGCCTCAAGCCTTTGCGGTTATTTCGGTAAAAAAATTAAAACCTTTTCCGAACAATTAATTGAAGCAAACTTAGCTCATTTTATCGCATCCGATGCTCATAACGTAACAAGTCGTTCATTTAAGATGAGAGAAGCCTTCGACATCATTGAAGAAAAGTACGGGAACGAAATGGTCTATCTATTTGAGGAAAATGCAGCGCTACTTGTTGAGGGGAAGAACGTCATCAAAGAAATTCCAGAACAAGTAAGAAGGAAAAAGAGATTTTTATTCTTTTAA
- a CDS encoding nucleotide sugar dehydrogenase encodes MINIIGLGYIGLPTALMFAKSGIKVVGTDYNGNLVNSLTEGKLTFEEDGLEELFQEALSSGIQFSTEYQKTHTYIVAVPTPYIKDSKKLDPKYVISAVNSILDVCEKGAALIIESTVSPGTIDKYVRPEIEKRDFIIGKDVHLLHAPERIIPGNMIYELEHNSRTIGADDPEIGEKIKGLYTNFCNSEIVITDIRSAEMSKVIENTYRDINIAFANELAKICRTDNMDVYEIIKIANKHPRVNILQPGPGVGGHCISVDPWFLVGDYPDLTNLILAARKINDSMPRHVLGRIRDIMREHNIKDISKVGLYGMAYKENVDDTRESPTLQLLERMDEHLAFGVKVFDPFVKTRIVDHQFMNFEDFLNEIEILVVMVGHDHIKNNMNLIKDKLVLDTKNICVFEGSYKL; translated from the coding sequence ATGATAAACATAATTGGACTTGGCTATATAGGTCTTCCCACAGCTCTGATGTTTGCAAAAAGTGGGATTAAGGTAGTGGGAACTGATTACAATGGTAATCTAGTAAATTCATTAACTGAAGGCAAGCTTACGTTTGAAGAAGATGGTTTAGAGGAACTTTTTCAAGAGGCTCTTTCAAGTGGAATTCAATTTTCTACTGAATATCAGAAGACACATACTTATATTGTTGCAGTTCCGACACCTTATATTAAGGATAGTAAAAAGCTTGATCCTAAGTATGTTATTTCTGCAGTAAATAGTATTCTTGATGTCTGTGAAAAAGGCGCAGCGTTAATTATTGAATCAACTGTTTCACCGGGGACAATTGATAAATATGTTCGTCCCGAAATAGAAAAAAGAGATTTTATTATTGGCAAAGACGTACATCTGTTACATGCACCTGAAAGAATTATTCCAGGTAATATGATCTATGAACTTGAACATAACTCAAGAACGATAGGTGCAGATGATCCGGAAATTGGAGAGAAAATCAAAGGATTATATACTAATTTTTGTAATTCTGAAATTGTTATAACAGATATTAGATCTGCTGAGATGTCTAAAGTAATAGAGAATACTTATCGTGATATCAATATTGCGTTTGCAAATGAATTAGCGAAAATCTGTCGTACAGATAATATGGATGTATATGAGATTATCAAAATTGCAAATAAACATCCACGAGTCAATATATTACAACCAGGTCCAGGTGTTGGTGGACATTGTATTTCAGTGGATCCATGGTTCTTAGTAGGTGACTACCCAGATTTAACAAACCTTATCTTGGCTGCCCGTAAGATAAATGATTCTATGCCTAGACATGTCCTAGGACGAATCAGAGATATTATGAGAGAACATAATATTAAAGACATTTCAAAGGTTGGTTTATATGGAATGGCTTATAAAGAAAATGTCGATGATACAAGAGAAAGCCCAACACTCCAATTATTAGAAAGAATGGATGAGCACTTGGCTTTTGGTGTTAAGGTATTTGATCCCTTTGTAAAAACAAGAATTGTTGACCATCAATTTATGAACTTTGAGGACTTTTTAAATGAGATAGAAATCCTTGTTGTTATGGTTGGGCATGATCATATTAAAAACAATATGAATCTCATTAAGGACAAGCTTGTTCTTGATACCAAAAATATCTGTGTGTTTGAAGGTTCATATAAATTATAA
- a CDS encoding glycosyltransferase family 4 protein, with protein sequence MKIVVISHFFPPEIGAPSARLYEMARHWVELGNEVHVVTCFPNHPTGVIPDKYKGLKYKYEQMDGIHVHRNYVYATPNKGFIKKTLGHISFMFSSVLISMKKIKRPDVIITSSPTFFSIFSGYWYSLIKRAPFVLEIRDLWPAAMIELGVMKKGVITNILEKMELFFYRKSKRLIMVTKSFKENVVSRGIDGSKVHVITNGVNQEMFYPREKSISIIDKYNLENKFVISYVGAHGISQNLSTILEVANSLKEYMDIHFLFIGEGAEKDKLKNIASGQGISNVTFIDSQPKEVIPEFYNTSDICLIPLKNIELFKTFIPSKMFEIMACGVPIVASLEGEAADILNESKAAEVVKPDNPEEIMHAIIKIKNDKVLYERLKEKGPAFVEQNYSRKNLAKEYLEIISEI encoded by the coding sequence ATGAAGATAGTAGTAATAAGCCACTTTTTCCCTCCTGAGATTGGGGCGCCGTCAGCAAGATTATATGAAATGGCGAGACATTGGGTAGAACTTGGCAATGAGGTTCATGTCGTTACATGCTTCCCGAATCATCCGACAGGAGTTATACCGGATAAATATAAGGGTTTGAAATATAAATATGAACAGATGGACGGTATTCATGTACATAGAAATTATGTATATGCGACTCCTAATAAAGGCTTTATTAAAAAGACGCTGGGCCATATCTCATTCATGTTTTCTTCTGTTTTGATTTCAATGAAAAAAATAAAAAGACCAGATGTAATAATAACTAGTTCCCCTACCTTCTTTTCTATTTTTTCAGGGTATTGGTATAGCTTAATAAAAAGAGCACCGTTTGTTCTTGAAATTAGAGATTTATGGCCTGCAGCGATGATTGAATTAGGAGTTATGAAAAAGGGTGTCATAACTAATATCTTAGAAAAAATGGAGCTGTTTTTTTACAGAAAGAGTAAGAGACTAATAATGGTGACGAAATCATTCAAAGAAAATGTTGTGAGTAGAGGTATCGATGGCAGCAAAGTACATGTCATAACAAATGGGGTAAATCAGGAGATGTTTTATCCTAGGGAAAAAAGTATTTCAATCATAGATAAATATAACTTGGAAAACAAATTCGTTATCTCTTACGTGGGTGCACATGGGATATCTCAGAATTTAAGTACAATCTTAGAGGTTGCAAACTCTCTAAAGGAATATATGGATATTCACTTTTTATTTATTGGAGAAGGTGCTGAAAAAGATAAATTAAAGAATATTGCAAGTGGGCAGGGCATTAGCAATGTTACGTTTATTGATTCTCAGCCTAAAGAAGTGATACCGGAATTTTACAATACCTCTGATATTTGTTTAATTCCTTTAAAGAATATTGAATTATTTAAGACGTTTATTCCATCTAAAATGTTTGAAATAATGGCGTGCGGTGTTCCGATTGTTGCAAGCCTAGAAGGAGAAGCCGCAGATATTTTAAATGAATCAAAGGCTGCTGAAGTTGTAAAACCTGATAATCCAGAAGAAATCATGCATGCAATTATTAAGATTAAAAACGATAAGGTCTTATATGAGAGACTTAAAGAAAAAGGACCAGCTTTTGTTGAGCAGAACTATTCTAGAAAGAACCTTGCTAAGGAATATTTGGAGATAATAAGTGAGATATAG
- a CDS encoding glycosyltransferase family 4 protein: MCKKSIIMIGPFPPPVGGVSIHLSRLVNKLENKYSIYKIDTTKNRLKHGILLLKLLGNSKRKSSQYIVHNHVFDIRLNVIITFLCKLVGIKYIQTVHSFRPNKAELSKREVSMIKFIFRNSYKVIVVSNKIKDDLLQFDKSLSKKFTVLPAFIPYEKRPEVVNKKSLEELKIDNFIISHKIILCANASRIVTFKNQDLYGIDLTIELMKKIKELTKYSVGFIFMLPHVTNNDYYNKLINRIHEYGIEKDFVFVTEGVEMVPLLEYVDIFLRPTNTDGDALSIREALYSGTPCIASDVVERPLGTVTFKTRDASDLYNKVLDAIKNIDEEKIKARYFGNLQSEYIESYYQLYDVD; encoded by the coding sequence ATGTGTAAAAAGTCAATTATTATGATTGGCCCTTTTCCTCCACCGGTTGGAGGTGTTTCAATCCATCTATCTAGGCTGGTTAACAAGCTTGAGAATAAATATAGTATTTATAAAATTGATACAACCAAAAATAGATTAAAGCACGGAATACTATTATTAAAGTTACTGGGAAATTCAAAGAGAAAATCATCTCAGTATATTGTCCATAATCATGTTTTTGATATTAGGTTAAATGTGATAATTACGTTTTTATGTAAACTAGTTGGGATAAAGTATATTCAAACGGTTCATAGTTTTAGACCAAACAAGGCTGAATTAAGTAAAAGAGAAGTTAGCATGATTAAATTTATATTTAGAAATTCATATAAAGTAATTGTTGTAAGTAATAAAATAAAAGATGATTTACTTCAATTTGATAAAAGCCTTTCTAAAAAATTTACTGTGCTTCCTGCGTTTATTCCTTATGAGAAAAGGCCTGAGGTGGTTAACAAAAAAAGTTTAGAGGAATTAAAAATTGACAATTTTATAATAAGCCATAAAATTATTCTCTGTGCAAATGCATCAAGGATTGTAACTTTTAAAAATCAGGATTTATACGGTATCGATCTAACTATAGAATTAATGAAAAAAATTAAGGAATTAACAAAATATAGTGTTGGATTTATTTTTATGTTACCTCATGTAACTAATAATGATTATTATAATAAGTTAATTAATCGTATTCATGAATACGGAATTGAAAAAGACTTTGTTTTTGTTACTGAGGGAGTAGAAATGGTTCCTTTATTAGAATATGTAGATATTTTTTTAAGACCAACCAATACTGACGGGGATGCTTTATCAATAAGAGAAGCATTGTATTCGGGTACTCCATGTATTGCAAGTGATGTTGTAGAGAGACCATTGGGAACCGTAACTTTTAAGACAAGAGATGCATCAGACTTATATAATAAAGTTCTGGATGCAATTAAAAATATTGATGAGGAAAAAATTAAAGCTCGTTATTTTGGTAATTTACAAAGTGAGTATATTGAAAGTTATTATCAATTATATGATGTGGATTAA
- a CDS encoding nucleoside-diphosphate sugar epimerase/dehydratase — translation MSYRTRLTALAVLDSVIVLTAIYISYWTLYPTLQIFKIPMLLVTAVTLLICHHLFAAIYHLYNKAWQYASVGELVVIVKAVTYSIIATSVMQILVFGNTYIRALLITWMLHVLLIGGSRFSWRMFRDNIMSKQENIKKTLIIGAGAGGTMVARQLLNNHEIDLKPVAFIDDDPMKYKLDILGIPVAGDSSHIEQTVEKYQIDNIVIAIPSLKQSELKRIFDECAKTKAKTQIIPRLEDLMTGKISVNQFREVQVEDLLGREPVELDITSISENITGKTVMVTGAGGSIGSEICRQICKFNPSKIVLVGHGENSIYLIDMELRNLYQKQIDIVPVIGDIQDRARILDVMEEHKPFVVYHAAAHKHVPLMEYNPREAVKNNIFGTRNVAEAADTFGVHTFVMISSDKAVNPPNVMGATKRFAEMIIQSLAKNSKTKFVAVRFGNVLGSRGSVIPLFKKQIQAGGPVTVTHEDMTRYFMTIPEASRLVIQAGSLARGGEVFVLDMGEPVKIIDLAKNVIKLSGYSIEEIGIRFTGLRPGEKMYEELLNENEVHTEQVFPKIHIGKANVLENEVLSALVNGLLEMTETEMHDVLIGVANNRFERVSVLAEER, via the coding sequence ATGAGTTATCGGACGAGGTTGACGGCGCTTGCTGTTTTGGATTCTGTTATTGTGTTAACGGCGATTTACATAAGTTATTGGACGCTTTATCCAACATTACAAATCTTCAAGATTCCGATGTTGCTCGTTACGGCTGTTACGTTATTAATTTGCCATCATTTATTTGCTGCTATTTATCATCTGTATAACAAGGCGTGGCAATATGCGAGTGTCGGCGAACTAGTTGTCATTGTTAAAGCGGTGACGTACTCGATTATCGCTACATCCGTGATGCAAATATTAGTATTTGGTAATACGTATATACGAGCCTTGTTGATTACCTGGATGCTCCATGTGTTGTTGATTGGCGGGTCAAGGTTTTCATGGCGAATGTTCCGCGACAACATTATGAGTAAGCAGGAAAATATTAAAAAGACATTAATAATTGGTGCAGGTGCTGGCGGGACAATGGTTGCGAGGCAATTACTAAACAACCATGAGATTGATTTAAAACCGGTTGCATTTATTGATGATGACCCGATGAAATACAAATTAGATATTCTCGGAATACCCGTAGCGGGTGATTCGAGCCACATTGAACAAACCGTGGAGAAATACCAAATTGATAATATCGTGATTGCGATTCCATCGTTAAAACAAAGTGAGTTAAAGCGGATCTTTGATGAATGTGCAAAAACAAAAGCAAAAACACAAATCATCCCTAGATTAGAGGATTTGATGACTGGAAAGATTTCGGTAAACCAATTCCGTGAGGTTCAGGTCGAGGATTTGTTAGGAAGAGAACCGGTAGAGTTAGATATTACAAGTATCTCCGAAAATATCACAGGGAAAACCGTAATGGTAACAGGTGCTGGTGGGTCAATTGGATCGGAAATTTGTCGGCAGATTTGTAAGTTCAATCCTAGTAAAATTGTTCTCGTTGGCCATGGCGAAAATAGTATTTACCTAATAGATATGGAGCTGCGTAATCTCTATCAAAAACAAATTGATATTGTTCCAGTGATTGGTGATATTCAAGACCGAGCAAGAATATTGGATGTGATGGAAGAGCATAAGCCGTTTGTGGTTTATCATGCTGCAGCGCATAAGCATGTACCGTTGATGGAGTACAATCCACGTGAAGCGGTTAAGAACAATATCTTTGGTACGAGGAATGTTGCGGAGGCGGCGGACACCTTCGGTGTTCATACTTTTGTAATGATTAGTTCTGATAAAGCGGTGAATCCTCCGAATGTGATGGGGGCTACGAAACGGTTTGCGGAGATGATTATTCAGAGTCTAGCTAAGAATAGTAAAACGAAATTTGTTGCCGTTCGGTTTGGGAATGTTTTGGGTAGTCGTGGTAGTGTTATTCCATTATTTAAGAAGCAGATTCAAGCTGGTGGGCCGGTGACGGTTACCCATGAGGATATGACACGTTATTTTATGACGATTCCTGAAGCCTCTCGGCTTGTGATTCAGGCTGGGTCGTTGGCTCGTGGTGGTGAGGTTTTTGTGCTTGATATGGGTGAGCCAGTTAAGATAATTGATCTCGCGAAAAATGTGATCAAGCTTTCTGGTTATTCAATAGAAGAAATCGGAATTCGTTTTACGGGACTTCGTCCTGGGGAGAAGATGTATGAAGAGTTGCTGAATGAGAATGAAGTACATACAGAGCAGGTGTTTCCGAAGATTCATATTGGGAAGGCGAATGTGCTTGAGAATGAGGTTTTAAGTGCACTTGTTAATGGGTTGTTGGAAATGACGGAGACTGAGATGCATGATGTTTTGATTGGTGTGGCTAATAATCGATTTGAGAGGGTTTCTGTTTTAGCTGAGGAAAGGTGA
- a CDS encoding sugar transferase, which produces MIYKRYAKRLVDFFLSFVGLIVLSPVFLLLIIAIKLDSKGPIIFKQRRIGKSKSEFYILKFRTMKIDTPKDTPTHLLENPESYITRVGKFMRRTSMDELPQILNILKGEMSIIGPRPCLWNQYDLIAERDKYGANDIYPGLTGWAQINGRDELPIEVKANLDGVYVERLSFLMDVKCFLGTILSIIRTDGVVEGGTGATAKKEVAATKRKANEKNWG; this is translated from the coding sequence ATGATTTATAAAAGATATGCAAAAAGGTTGGTAGATTTTTTTCTATCATTTGTAGGATTAATCGTGCTTTCACCTGTTTTCCTATTATTGATAATAGCGATCAAACTGGATTCGAAGGGACCTATTATATTTAAACAGCGCCGGATAGGAAAAAGTAAATCTGAGTTTTATATCCTTAAATTTAGAACCATGAAAATTGATACACCTAAAGACACACCGACTCACCTTTTGGAGAATCCAGAAAGCTATATTACTAGAGTGGGAAAGTTTATGCGGAGAACTAGCATGGACGAGCTTCCACAAATCTTAAATATTTTAAAAGGTGAAATGAGCATTATTGGTCCACGTCCTTGTCTATGGAATCAATATGATTTGATAGCAGAAAGAGATAAGTATGGGGCGAATGATATTTATCCTGGGTTAACGGGTTGGGCACAGATTAATGGTCGGGATGAGTTGCCTATTGAAGTTAAAGCAAATCTTGATGGTGTTTATGTCGAGAGATTGAGTTTCCTAATGGATGTTAAATGTTTTTTAGGGACTATTTTAAGTATAATTAGGACCGATGGGGTTGTAGAGGGTGGTACTGGAGCAACTGCAAAGAAAGAGGTTGCTGCTACAAAAAGGAAAGCCAATGAAAAAAATTGGGGCTAA
- a CDS encoding NAD(P)H-binding protein: MILLTGATGFLGEFVLEELVQKGHEVTCFVRKTSNLEKIKRLNVNYVYGELDDYKSICDALKGKEALINIASLGFGHAPNIINACEKMGVKRSIFVSTTGIFTKLNPDSKGIRLAAEKLIKESGLDYTIIRPTMIYGTPKDRNMWRLVKYLKRLPVLPILGTGTYLQQPVYVKDLANAIVSAYENKVSIKKAYNISGAKPLTYNDVIDATGKALGKKVVKIHIPMKLSYNLLKMYEKTTNKPKLKAEQVLRLNENKDFSFEDAKQDLGYYPLSFEEGIKREIEYS; encoded by the coding sequence ATGATTTTATTAACAGGGGCTACAGGTTTTCTAGGTGAGTTTGTTCTGGAAGAACTAGTACAAAAAGGTCATGAGGTTACTTGTTTTGTTAGAAAGACTAGTAACCTTGAAAAGATCAAACGATTGAACGTTAATTATGTATATGGAGAATTAGATGACTATAAGTCAATATGTGATGCCTTAAAGGGGAAAGAGGCACTGATTAATATTGCTTCACTAGGATTTGGACATGCACCTAACATAATTAATGCATGTGAAAAGATGGGTGTTAAACGGTCTATTTTTGTTAGTACTACGGGAATATTTACAAAGCTAAATCCTGATAGCAAAGGGATTCGTTTAGCGGCTGAGAAACTGATTAAAGAAAGTGGCTTAGATTATACAATTATTCGGCCAACAATGATCTATGGAACTCCGAAAGATCGCAATATGTGGAGATTAGTAAAGTACTTAAAAAGATTACCGGTACTCCCGATATTAGGCACTGGAACATACTTGCAACAACCTGTTTATGTGAAGGATTTAGCTAATGCAATAGTAAGTGCTTATGAAAACAAAGTTAGTATTAAAAAAGCCTATAATATTTCGGGTGCTAAGCCTCTTACCTATAATGATGTTATTGATGCCACAGGTAAGGCGTTAGGTAAAAAAGTGGTTAAAATCCATATACCTATGAAACTAAGCTATAACTTGTTAAAAATGTATGAAAAGACAACAAATAAACCGAAGTTGAAGGCAGAACAGGTACTAAGGCTTAATGAAAACAAAGACTTCTCTTTTGAAGACGCCAAGCAAGACTTAGGGTATTATCCATTGAGTTTTGAAGAGGGAATAAAACGTGAAATAGAATATAGTTAA
- a CDS encoding glycosyltransferase — MNENLKIMQIIPNLGLAGAEIMLENLVTSLVNDGFEVSVVSLFTEQTAITKRLEEKNVPLYYLGKKIGLDLKILIRLYRLFLKEKPNVVHTHRYAMQYVIPAALLARIPVRIHTVHSIADKEVSKTQRKLHSLFYNNFKVTPVSISPLVKKSVIKEYSFLDNQVPMIYNGIDLERFIPRGDYQESKDIVNIIHVGRFSKEKNHIALIEGFKIVKDNFPNTVLKLIGIGDLEQEIKEKVKELKLEESIEFLGLQSDVSPFYKEADIFVLPSLWEGMPITLIEAMATGLPIVAAGVGGIPDMIEDGVSGLLVDPSKDQIAEALLKLIGYSELRKEIGNNARIASEKYSVQLMKKQYVKLYKKCFNNG, encoded by the coding sequence ATGAATGAAAATTTGAAAATTATGCAAATTATTCCGAATTTAGGCCTTGCTGGAGCGGAAATTATGTTAGAAAATTTAGTAACTAGTTTAGTAAATGATGGATTCGAAGTCAGTGTGGTTAGTTTATTTACTGAACAAACAGCAATAACAAAGAGATTAGAGGAAAAAAATGTACCATTATATTATCTAGGAAAAAAAATAGGGCTAGATTTAAAGATATTGATACGACTATATAGATTATTTTTAAAAGAAAAGCCTAATGTAGTACACACACACCGCTATGCAATGCAATATGTCATCCCTGCAGCTTTATTGGCTAGAATACCGGTTAGAATTCATACCGTCCATAGTATTGCGGATAAGGAAGTGTCAAAAACACAAAGAAAACTACATTCATTATTCTATAATAATTTTAAGGTTACTCCAGTATCAATAAGCCCACTTGTAAAAAAGTCAGTAATTAAGGAATACAGTTTCTTAGATAATCAAGTACCAATGATTTACAATGGTATAGATTTAGAAAGGTTTATTCCAAGGGGAGATTACCAAGAAAGTAAAGACATAGTAAATATTATTCATGTAGGTCGTTTCAGTAAAGAAAAAAATCACATAGCATTAATTGAAGGCTTTAAAATTGTAAAAGATAATTTTCCGAATACAGTTTTAAAACTTATTGGAATAGGTGATTTAGAACAAGAAATTAAAGAGAAAGTAAAGGAATTAAAATTGGAAGAATCTATTGAGTTTTTAGGGTTGCAATCAGATGTATCCCCTTTTTATAAAGAAGCGGATATATTTGTTCTTCCATCACTATGGGAAGGGATGCCTATTACCTTAATTGAGGCGATGGCAACGGGGTTACCAATAGTAGCTGCAGGTGTAGGTGGAATTCCTGACATGATCGAAGATGGCGTGTCAGGTTTACTAGTTGACCCAAGTAAAGACCAAATTGCAGAAGCTTTACTTAAACTGATTGGGTATAGTGAACTTCGTAAGGAAATCGGCAATAATGCAAGAATTGCGTCTGAAAAGTATTCTGTACAATTAATGAAAAAACAATATGTAAAACTGTATAAGAAGTGTTTTAATAATGGATAA
- a CDS encoding alginate lyase family protein encodes MDNKITLYINTIKYLKPSQMYYRVFNRLKRELYKRKLLLAKIPGELKVREDFNYVIPELDFDKDYLDRFSIEGILKDEFKFINLTKHVELSNAWNNKELQHLWRYNLHYFEYLYKLAYVYSKENKQDKYYGKFKDLIGNWIENNPYAHGDGWHPYTISLRITNWITTYQILRDKIISDNDFEKSFRDSIYLQYKYLQTNLEKDVLGNHYFENIKALIIGSVFFEDTKVKNRFKKELLKQLKEQVLEDGMHFELSPMYHKIILEDLIKITYWLKDDGVYKQLITYIQKMIDVTYSFEENFGKTPAFNDSADGVSKDYKCLLEACKRYFKLIPQSNTSTNESGFYIIKDQNKKLIFDTGEICPTYLPAHGHCDALSFELSSNGSPLIVNSGTFRYESGEWRDFFRSTKAHNTVSVSSQEQSQFWGSFRVAKRINKVRRKQFIYKNIEFYAGSYVSYHGTEHKRFIGYIDENKIIVLDYVNAISDGNIKSYLHFVPETSVSIDNNITHIVNNKETIKLTPIGISKIDLEQGWYSEQFNSKEENMHLIFQRDVGKEVFGYLIDFSSNENKIIETEKGIKLIGEKELNINYQELGDKL; translated from the coding sequence ATGGATAACAAAATTACATTATATATAAACACAATAAAGTATCTCAAACCTTCACAAATGTATTATAGAGTGTTTAATAGGTTAAAACGGGAGCTATATAAAAGAAAACTATTATTAGCAAAAATACCTGGTGAACTTAAAGTCAGGGAAGACTTCAATTACGTTATTCCTGAATTAGACTTTGATAAAGATTATTTAGATAGGTTTAGTATTGAAGGCATCTTAAAAGATGAGTTTAAATTTATTAATTTAACAAAACATGTTGAATTATCAAATGCATGGAATAACAAAGAGTTACAGCATTTGTGGAGATACAATTTACATTATTTTGAGTACTTATATAAATTAGCTTATGTGTATTCTAAAGAGAATAAACAAGATAAATACTATGGCAAGTTTAAAGATTTAATTGGAAATTGGATTGAAAATAATCCATATGCACATGGTGATGGATGGCATCCATATACGATTTCATTACGAATTACGAATTGGATAACTACCTACCAAATCTTAAGGGATAAAATCATATCAGATAATGACTTTGAAAAGAGCTTTAGGGATTCAATATACCTACAATATAAATATCTACAAACTAATCTTGAAAAAGACGTTTTAGGAAATCATTACTTTGAAAATATAAAAGCACTTATTATTGGAAGTGTTTTTTTTGAGGATACAAAGGTAAAGAACAGGTTTAAAAAAGAATTATTGAAGCAATTAAAGGAACAAGTCCTTGAAGATGGAATGCATTTTGAATTAAGTCCTATGTATCACAAAATTATCCTAGAAGATTTAATCAAAATTACTTACTGGTTAAAGGATGACGGAGTATATAAACAATTAATTACCTATATCCAAAAGATGATTGATGTAACGTATAGCTTTGAGGAGAACTTTGGTAAGACACCGGCTTTTAATGATAGTGCTGATGGAGTGAGTAAGGATTATAAATGTCTTTTAGAAGCTTGTAAAAGGTATTTTAAGTTAATTCCACAAAGCAATACTAGTACAAATGAAAGTGGCTTTTATATTATCAAAGATCAGAATAAAAAGTTGATTTTTGATACTGGAGAAATTTGTCCAACCTATTTACCTGCGCATGGTCATTGTGATGCTTTGAGCTTTGAGCTTTCAAGCAATGGATCACCTCTCATTGTTAATTCTGGGACATTCAGGTATGAAAGTGGAGAATGGAGAGATTTCTTTAGGAGCACGAAAGCTCACAATACTGTTTCTGTCTCATCTCAAGAGCAATCACAGTTCTGGGGAAGTTTCAGAGTGGCAAAACGAATTAATAAGGTAAGAAGAAAACAATTTATATACAAGAATATCGAATTTTATGCAGGGTCATATGTTTCATATCATGGAACTGAACATAAAAGATTTATCGGGTATATAGATGAAAATAAGATAATTGTTTTAGATTATGTAAATGCAATATCAGATGGTAATATCAAAAGTTACTTACATTTTGTACCTGAAACAAGTGTAAGTATTGACAATAATATCACACATATTGTCAACAATAAAGAAACTATTAAATTGACTCCAATAGGCATTAGTAAAATTGATTTGGAGCAGGGTTGGTACTCTGAACAATTTAATTCAAAAGAAGAAAATATGCATCTAATATTTCAAAGAGATGTAGGCAAAGAGGTTTTTGGCTATTTAATAGATTTTAGTTCTAATGAAAATAAAATTATAGAAACAGAAAAAGGTATCAAGCTAATTGGTGAAAAAGAACTAAATATAAATTATCAAGAATTGGGAGATAAGCTATGA